One Streptomyces formicae genomic window, CATGACGGCACGTGGTACCACCGCCGCGGCGTGTACGGGTCCTCCGTCGGCGGGCCGCCACATGCGCACGCGCATGCGGCCGTCGCCGTTCGCCGCAGCGCCCACGCTCACGGTGTCCTCGGGGTGGTAGACGCCGACGACGTCGCGCGCGCGGTCGTTCGCCGTGTCGCGCCAACCCGTGGGGTACGCCCACCAGTTGTCGCGGTAGGTGCCGGTGAGTCCCGCGCAGTAGGCGCCGGAGGTGTCGGCGTGGTGGTCGCAGTCGCTGAACGCGCCGAGCGGCACCCGGTCGCCGTTGAAGTCCTCGGCGAGGACCTGCCAGAACGGCCCGCAGTCGCCGCGCGGCATCTCGGTGTCCCCGGTCCGGCAGGCGTCCGCCGACACCGGGGCTCCCCCGGCGCTCGGGACGCACAGGAGGGCCGCGAGCAGTGTCACGCCGAGCGCACCGGACACGATCGGCCTGCGCCGCTTCGCCGCCGCGTGTGATCCCATCACGCTGCCCTCCTCCGGCCCCCGGCCGTCGCGCGGGTGGCGGACGCCCCCGCGGTCAGGGGGTCGTCCTCGCCGAGGGGGCATCTTCGCCGAGGGCGCGGCCGCCCGCCATCCCTGTGACGCGCCCGGCGCGGACGAGCGTGCCGCTACAGACGCGCCGCCAACAGCTCCTTGGTGTACGCCTCTTGGGGCCGCTCGAAGACGTCGTCGCGGGTGCCCGTCTCGACGATCTCGCCGTGGTGCAGCACCGCGACGCGATCGCAGAGGTGGCGGACGACGGCGAGGTCGTGCGAGACGAAGAGGAGCGAGAGCCCGAGTTCGTCGCGCAGGTCCATCAGGAGGTTCAGGACCTGCGCCTGCACGGAGACGTCGAGCGCGGAGACCGGTTCGTCGGCGATGATCAGGCGCGGCCGTGGCGCGAGGGCCCTGGCGATGCCGATGCGCTGGCGCTGTCCGCCGGAGAACTCGTGCGGGTAGCGCGGCAGTTGGTCCGCGCTGAGGCCGACCTGCGTCAGGAGTTCGGCGGCCCGGTCGCGGCGCTCGCGGCGGCTCATGTCCGTGTGGACGCGCAGCGGCGTGGTGACGATCTCCTCGACGGTGCGGCGCGGGTTGAGCGAGGCGTACGGATCCTGGAAGACCAGTTGGACCTCGCGGCTGAGCTCCCTGCGCAGCGCGGTGTCGTCGGCGGCGCGCGCGATGTCCCTGCCGTCGAAGCGGACGGTGCCGCCGCTCGGCCGCTGAAGCCCCGCGAGCACCCGGGCCGTGGTGGACTTGCCGGAGCCCGACTCGCCGACCAGGCCGAGCGTCTCGCCCTCGGCCAGGCGCAGGCTGACGCCGCGCACCGCGCGCGTGGGCTCGCGGCGGCGGCCGAGCAGGGTGCGCCGGCCGCCGAACTCCACGCGCAGATCGGAGACTTCGGCGAGCGACGGTCCGGCCTCGTCCGGCCTGGCGCGCGCTGTCGTACGGCTCTTCGGCTCCGGTACGTCGACCGTGGGCAGGCGGCTGCCCGGCACCGTCTTCAGGGAGGGCGCCGCGCCGATGAGCGCCCGGGTGTAGGGGTGGTCCGGCGCGGTGAGCACCCGATGGGTGGGGCCCGTCTCGACCATGTGGCCCTCGCGCATGACCAGCATGCGGTCGGTGGCGGCGGCGACCATGTCCACGTCGTGCGTCACCAGGACCACGGCGGTGCCGAACTCGCGCTGCAACTCGGCCAGCAGATCGAGGACTTGGCGCTGGACACGGGCGTCGAGCGCGGTGGTCGGCTCGTCGGCGATCAGTACGTCGGGGTGGTTGATCAGCGCCATCGCGATCATCACGCGCTGGCGCATGCCACCGGAGAACTGGTGCGGATAGTCGCGGGCGCGGGCCCCCGCGATCCCGACGCGCTCCAGCATCTCCAGGGCCCTGGCCCGCACGCGGTCCCTGCTCGCGTCCTTGTGGTGGAGCCGGTAGGCCTCGCCGAGCTGGTCGGCCACGGTGTGGAAGGGCGAGAGCGAGGCGAGGGCGTCCTGGAACACCATCGCGATCCGGGCGCCGCGCAGCGCCTTCAGCTCGGCCTCGGCCGCGCCCACGACGTCGGTGCCGACGACCTCGACGGTGCCGCTGACGGTGGTGCGCGAGGGATCGTGCAGTCCCATCGCGGCGAGCCCGACGGTGGACTTTCCGGAGCCCGACTCCCCCACCAGACCGAGGACTTCACCCCGAGCCAGGTCGAAGGAGATGCCTTCGGCGGCGGTGACGGGGCCCCGCGCCCCGGTGAAGGAGACGGTCAGGTC contains:
- a CDS encoding dipeptide ABC transporter ATP-binding protein — protein: MTPQQDTVPAVRERQDTVLSVRDLTVSFTGARGPVTAAEGISFDLARGEVLGLVGESGSGKSTVGLAAMGLHDPSRTTVSGTVEVVGTDVVGAAEAELKALRGARIAMVFQDALASLSPFHTVADQLGEAYRLHHKDASRDRVRARALEMLERVGIAGARARDYPHQFSGGMRQRVMIAMALINHPDVLIADEPTTALDARVQRQVLDLLAELQREFGTAVVLVTHDVDMVAAATDRMLVMREGHMVETGPTHRVLTAPDHPYTRALIGAAPSLKTVPGSRLPTVDVPEPKSRTTARARPDEAGPSLAEVSDLRVEFGGRRTLLGRRREPTRAVRGVSLRLAEGETLGLVGESGSGKSTTARVLAGLQRPSGGTVRFDGRDIARAADDTALRRELSREVQLVFQDPYASLNPRRTVEEIVTTPLRVHTDMSRRERRDRAAELLTQVGLSADQLPRYPHEFSGGQRQRIGIARALAPRPRLIIADEPVSALDVSVQAQVLNLLMDLRDELGLSLLFVSHDLAVVRHLCDRVAVLHHGEIVETGTRDDVFERPQEAYTKELLAARL
- a CDS encoding glycoside hydrolase family 16 protein; translation: MGSHAAAKRRRPIVSGALGVTLLAALLCVPSAGGAPVSADACRTGDTEMPRGDCGPFWQVLAEDFNGDRVPLGAFSDCDHHADTSGAYCAGLTGTYRDNWWAYPTGWRDTANDRARDVVGVYHPEDTVSVGAAANGDGRMRVRMWRPADGGPVHAAAVVPRAVMQMKYGKYSARIKVTKQAAGYKSAWLHYGGGCEMDHPEGEWTGSLSAFHHPCGGGAQGSFHGADDWTEWHTVSTEWTPGTVRFFVDGRERGRDTRGVPDRPLSWVLQNESALEGPGAAPGSSAQLEITWVTAYAYGWK